A single window of uncultured Pseudodesulfovibrio sp. DNA harbors:
- a CDS encoding ABC-type transport auxiliary lipoprotein family protein has product MKKTSLLFLILAVGLTTAACVKLGGKPLDKRYFQITPTRSVEQAQSGYDFVLKVRRLSISNLYNTRELVYRGKQGRIESDFYNMFFVPPADMLTTELRKWLRGTKLFTHIIEPGSMVVPGLTLEGVINSLYGDYSLDTPAAVVEMQFFVVDEASANNEIIFSSTYAERISMPESSATALVSAMTQGVQTIYTNLETDLGTAGLK; this is encoded by the coding sequence ATGAAAAAAACCTCTCTTCTCTTCCTCATATTGGCAGTAGGCCTGACAACCGCAGCCTGCGTCAAGTTGGGTGGAAAACCTTTGGATAAAAGGTATTTCCAAATCACACCAACCCGCTCGGTAGAACAGGCCCAATCAGGGTATGACTTCGTGCTCAAGGTTCGCAGACTGTCCATATCGAACCTCTATAACACCCGAGAACTGGTGTATCGCGGCAAGCAGGGACGCATCGAATCCGACTTCTATAATATGTTCTTTGTCCCCCCGGCAGACATGCTGACCACGGAACTGCGCAAGTGGCTCAGAGGTACAAAACTCTTTACCCACATCATCGAACCCGGCAGCATGGTCGTCCCCGGATTAACGCTTGAAGGTGTGATCAACTCTCTCTATGGAGACTATTCCCTTGACACACCCGCCGCAGTAGTGGAAATGCAGTTCTTCGTAGTTGATGAAGCTTCGGCGAATAATGAAATCATTTTCTCCAGCACATATGCCGAGCGTATATCCATGCCCGAATCTTCAGCTACAGCCCTGGTCAGCGCCATGACTCAGGGAGTTCAGACCATTTACACCAATCTTGAAACCGACCTGGGAACCGCAGGCCTGAAGTAA
- a CDS encoding MlaD family protein, producing MVRKRDYFKLGMFIIVGISMLVAMVLVLGAGRYFQTTYTLETYFDESVNGLAVGSPVKLRGVNVGRVAEINFVSNKYDPANIGEVRYVYVECDINPDLFEFIDEEKFIEVLRKDVARGLRIRPTSLGLTGQLFLNIVYDDPKSNPPLPLKWTPQHAYIPSVPSTLSRVEGAIATISKTLSSLKQEDLESIISDVKSIVESIDNFMNTDGGKQAGKRMLNILDSTRNILARTDTLMADPALDTIIPNTAGAIGGVNRIITESADDIIAAAHEAKIAIASFKQASVVLGKTLSDPRMDKAMGEIAPTLENISQASTDLTAAVAKVHILVNRLNGVVASEEANIHAIIGDTREVMQNIKELTGDAKRYPSGMIFGTPPSKPNPEDQ from the coding sequence ATGGTACGAAAACGAGATTATTTCAAATTAGGCATGTTCATCATCGTCGGCATTAGTATGCTCGTCGCGATGGTGCTTGTCCTCGGAGCCGGAAGATATTTCCAGACGACCTATACGCTGGAAACCTACTTTGACGAATCGGTCAATGGACTTGCCGTGGGTTCACCGGTCAAACTCCGAGGCGTTAACGTCGGCCGAGTGGCTGAAATCAATTTTGTATCAAACAAATACGACCCCGCAAATATCGGAGAAGTTCGATATGTCTATGTGGAATGCGATATCAACCCAGATCTCTTCGAATTCATTGATGAAGAGAAATTTATTGAAGTTCTGCGTAAAGATGTTGCCCGTGGTCTGCGTATACGGCCCACATCACTAGGCTTGACCGGCCAACTTTTCCTGAACATCGTTTATGACGATCCAAAGAGCAACCCACCTCTGCCTCTCAAATGGACCCCGCAACATGCTTATATCCCGTCCGTCCCCTCCACGCTGAGCAGGGTTGAAGGAGCCATCGCCACCATCAGTAAAACACTCAGCAGCCTCAAGCAGGAAGACCTTGAATCCATCATCAGTGACGTCAAATCCATTGTTGAATCCATCGACAACTTCATGAACACCGATGGAGGTAAACAAGCCGGTAAACGGATGCTCAACATCCTTGATAGTACTCGTAATATTCTGGCCCGAACAGACACACTCATGGCTGATCCTGCTTTAGATACGATCATTCCCAATACTGCCGGAGCCATTGGAGGCGTCAATCGAATCATCACGGAATCCGCAGACGACATTATTGCGGCAGCCCATGAAGCCAAAATAGCTATCGCCAGCTTCAAACAGGCATCTGTTGTTCTCGGCAAGACTTTGAGCGACCCACGCATGGACAAGGCAATGGGTGAAATAGCACCGACTCTGGAAAACATCTCACAGGCCTCGACAGACCTGACCGCAGCAGTTGCCAAGGTCCATATACTTGTTAACCGTCTGAATGGCGTTGTCGCCTCTGAAGAAGCAAATATTCACGCTATTATCGGAGATACTCGCGAAGTCATGCAGAACATCAAAGAACTCACAGGGGACGCCAAACGCTACCCCTCCGGCATGATCTTCGGCACTCCGCCAAGCAAGCCCAATCCTGAAGACCAATAA
- a CDS encoding ATP-binding cassette domain-containing protein — protein sequence MRERDTVISVQNLTCGYGNTVIVDDVSFDIKQGEIFIILGGSGCGKSTLLKNMIGLIHPMAGEVFYGDEELTNAFGAKRDAIIRKFGVMYQMGALFGSMSLLQNVMLPLEEFTDLPQEAMTLIAKSKLAMVSLENAMYKMPAALSGGMKKRAAIARAMALDPGILFLDEPGAGLDPISSAALDELILDLSRNLGITFVIVTHELESIYKIADRVIMLDKDVKSIVAEGDPKKLRDTSDNQFVRRFFLRQPELEAAEGTHAQTAK from the coding sequence ATGCGCGAACGAGATACCGTCATAAGTGTTCAAAACTTGACCTGCGGATATGGCAACACGGTCATTGTCGATGACGTCAGCTTCGACATCAAGCAAGGTGAAATTTTCATTATCCTCGGTGGTTCAGGTTGCGGCAAATCAACGTTGCTCAAGAATATGATCGGGCTTATACATCCCATGGCTGGTGAAGTTTTTTATGGTGACGAAGAACTGACAAACGCATTTGGAGCCAAACGGGACGCAATCATTCGCAAATTCGGCGTGATGTATCAAATGGGCGCCCTGTTCGGATCCATGTCCCTATTGCAAAACGTCATGCTACCATTGGAAGAGTTCACTGACTTACCACAAGAAGCCATGACCCTCATTGCCAAATCCAAACTCGCCATGGTCAGTCTGGAAAATGCCATGTATAAAATGCCTGCGGCCCTGTCCGGCGGCATGAAAAAACGTGCCGCCATTGCTCGAGCAATGGCCTTGGACCCGGGCATACTCTTTCTGGATGAACCAGGGGCTGGACTTGACCCCATTTCCAGCGCTGCACTTGATGAACTGATTCTCGACCTGTCACGCAATCTTGGCATCACCTTTGTCATAGTCACCCACGAACTGGAATCCATTTACAAAATCGCGGATCGGGTTATCATGCTCGACAAAGACGTCAAATCCATCGTTGCCGAAGGAGACCCCAAAAAACTCAGGGACACCTCGGACAATCAGTTTGTTAGACGTTTTTTCCTCCGCCAACCGGAGTTGGAAGCCGCTGAAGGTACACACGCCCAAACGGCAAAGTAA
- a CDS encoding ABC transporter permease, whose protein sequence is MKNQPQTTQFSDATISISDRNGTLVIALTGRLDAPGIANIWDRAVQAGNSTNFTSIEVGMADVTYIDGAGVALLLKIKELAAQKEAQLTLKNLREEDRKLINLTWDSSFPARETKKQNRRDIPSAIGEAIGEVWSGIRELIAFVGESTALLTEALLHPSQVRWKNVLLSCINVGVESLFIITLIGFLMGLIMSFQSAISLQRFGGEIFVPNMLGLVMFREMGPLVTSILLAARSGSAFAAEIGTMKINEELDALTTMGLSPMRFLVVPKIIATMLVVPLMIMFFNLASLVGGAIVMLSMGYPLVTFTSRVFSYLDYGDFWSGMGKGLVFSFLVAGVGCLRGIQTRSGASAVGLSTTSAVVSGIILIAFADGIFAMAFYYLGI, encoded by the coding sequence GTGAAAAACCAACCGCAGACAACCCAATTTTCCGATGCCACAATTTCCATTTCCGACCGAAATGGAACTCTTGTCATTGCGCTCACCGGTCGTCTCGATGCTCCCGGAATTGCCAACATCTGGGATCGAGCAGTGCAAGCGGGTAATTCCACCAACTTCACATCCATTGAAGTTGGTATGGCCGATGTTACCTATATTGATGGAGCCGGGGTTGCTCTGCTGCTCAAAATCAAGGAACTTGCAGCCCAAAAAGAAGCTCAACTCACGCTGAAGAATCTTCGAGAAGAAGATCGTAAACTTATCAACCTAACATGGGACAGTTCCTTCCCAGCACGCGAGACAAAAAAACAAAATCGTCGAGATATTCCCTCCGCCATCGGAGAAGCCATCGGAGAAGTCTGGTCCGGTATCCGCGAATTGATCGCATTCGTTGGAGAATCAACGGCATTGCTCACTGAAGCTCTTCTGCACCCAAGTCAAGTTCGCTGGAAAAATGTGCTGCTCTCCTGCATCAACGTCGGCGTTGAATCCTTGTTCATCATCACCCTCATCGGTTTTCTCATGGGGTTGATCATGTCATTTCAATCTGCGATCAGCCTGCAACGTTTCGGTGGCGAAATTTTCGTCCCCAACATGCTCGGCCTCGTCATGTTCCGCGAAATGGGTCCATTGGTTACGTCCATATTACTGGCCGCCCGATCAGGTTCAGCCTTTGCCGCCGAAATCGGCACCATGAAAATCAATGAAGAATTGGACGCACTGACCACCATGGGATTATCCCCCATGCGTTTTCTGGTCGTACCCAAAATCATTGCTACCATGCTTGTCGTTCCTTTGATGATCATGTTTTTCAATCTGGCATCGCTGGTTGGCGGTGCTATTGTCATGCTCTCCATGGGATACCCCCTCGTCACATTCACCTCCCGAGTCTTTTCTTATCTCGACTACGGGGATTTCTGGAGCGGCATGGGTAAAGGGCTGGTTTTCAGTTTTCTGGTAGCTGGCGTTGGTTGTTTACGCGGCATACAAACTCGATCCGGTGCCAGCGCGGTTGGCCTGTCCACCACCAGTGCAGTGGTTTCAGGCATTATTCTCATAGCTTTCGCCGACGGCATTTTCGCCATGGCCTTCTATTATCTGGGGATATAA
- a CDS encoding Lrp/AsnC family transcriptional regulator, with translation MNNRKIDKLDLEILNILQADGKVSNAEIARKVGKAPSAVLERVRKLKKSGIIEGYECIVSHKSLGRGLTAFTSIRVEEGVGATEVGQKLAEFPEVLEVHYTAGRDSYLVKVRVEDTEALQATLAKFGTIGPVRDTNSTIVLTTVKESRVIPLPLEND, from the coding sequence ATGAATAACAGAAAAATCGACAAATTGGACTTGGAAATCCTGAATATCCTTCAGGCAGATGGCAAGGTTTCAAATGCAGAAATCGCTCGAAAGGTAGGCAAGGCGCCATCTGCCGTGCTTGAGCGTGTTCGTAAGCTCAAAAAGAGCGGTATTATCGAGGGCTACGAGTGTATCGTCAGTCATAAGTCGCTTGGACGGGGACTAACAGCATTCACTTCCATACGAGTAGAAGAGGGTGTTGGGGCCACAGAGGTGGGCCAGAAACTTGCCGAATTTCCCGAAGTTCTTGAAGTGCATTATACCGCCGGACGTGATTCCTATTTGGTCAAGGTTCGAGTTGAGGATACTGAAGCGTTGCAGGCGACACTGGCAAAGTTCGGAACTATCGGGCCAGTGCGTGACACCAACTCAACTATCGTACTGACCACGGTTAAGGAATCCCGCGTTATTCCACTTCCCCTTGAAAACGACTAA
- a CDS encoding proline dehydrogenase family protein: MTVSISSLDPQIISRGREFFASISGESPSVFNKGWWTGKVMDWAIKNEDFKVQMFRFVDVLPYLNTSESLSRHIEEYFSGEDSNIPDVLKWGATKTKIGGGLVAKVLNKTIRSNIESMARQFIIGQVTKEAVKGIRKLRKDGFAFVLDLLGEATVSEVESDAYRDGYLEVLEAIQKELGKWKPLDGGANDLDWGHAPKVNVAVKPSAFYSQSKPVDLDGTVVGMMSRIEPIYKKTMEMGGFMCIDMESLKYKEATVELFKRLRLKYPDYPHLGIVFQAYLRSVDDDVRHLLEWARAQSLPISIRLVKGAYWDYETVIAKQNDWPVPVWTHKPESDMAFERVSKMILENSDICHFACASHNIRTISAVMETASALNVPEERYEFQVLYGMAEPVRKGLRNVAKRVRLYCPYGDLLPGMAYLVRRLLENTANESFLKQTFADEADMDHLLENPEATLKRQLDGRCAPKEEQAGLSRFINFPVVDFTIEAERHAFPDSIATVRSRMGGEVPLFINGKDVVTSDRLESYNPADPSEIIGSVCQAGVTEVDIAIEAASNAYLSWRDVTPEERAEILLKAAQYLKDTIHDLCALQVLEVGKQWDQAHADVAEAIDFLEYYAREMIRFGKPRRMGRAPGEMSQLFYQGKGVAAVIAPWNFPLAISVGMVSAAIVSGCSVVYKPAGISSCVGHNLVEMWKAAGLPDGVFNYCPGRGSVMGDHLVDHPDVSVIAFTGSMEVGLRIQERAAKVQPGQQQCKRVIAEMGGKNGTIIDDDADLDEAVLGVLYAAFGFQGQKCSACSRVIVLDSIYDRFIERLTEAAKSVKLGPSENPANYMGPVADKAAQENVLRYIRIAEEEGNVLVKRDVSDDLKSTGGCYVPLTIVDGITKDHRIAQEEVFGPVLSVMRAKNMDEALDIANSTRFALTGAIYTRSPANLERASKEFRVGNLYLNKPSVGALVERHAFGGFKMSGVGSKAGGPDYLLQFMDPRLVCENTMRRGFAPIEEDDEWIS; this comes from the coding sequence ATGACAGTAAGTATTTCCTCCCTGGACCCGCAGATTATTTCTCGGGGCAGGGAGTTTTTTGCATCCATTTCCGGTGAATCCCCCTCAGTTTTCAATAAGGGGTGGTGGACAGGCAAGGTCATGGATTGGGCCATCAAAAACGAGGACTTTAAAGTCCAGATGTTTCGTTTTGTGGATGTACTGCCATATCTCAATACTTCTGAGTCACTGTCTCGGCATATCGAAGAATATTTTTCCGGCGAAGACTCCAATATCCCTGATGTGCTTAAATGGGGAGCCACCAAAACCAAGATTGGTGGCGGACTGGTCGCCAAGGTTCTGAACAAGACCATTCGTTCCAATATTGAGTCCATGGCCCGTCAGTTCATCATTGGTCAGGTCACCAAGGAAGCGGTTAAGGGCATCAGAAAACTTCGCAAGGACGGCTTTGCTTTTGTTCTTGATCTGCTTGGTGAAGCCACAGTGTCCGAGGTCGAGTCCGATGCGTATCGCGACGGATATCTCGAAGTTCTGGAAGCCATTCAGAAGGAACTCGGCAAGTGGAAGCCGCTTGATGGCGGGGCCAATGATCTTGATTGGGGCCACGCTCCCAAGGTCAATGTGGCCGTGAAACCATCCGCTTTTTATTCTCAGTCCAAACCAGTGGACCTTGACGGGACTGTCGTGGGCATGATGTCCCGCATCGAACCCATCTACAAGAAGACCATGGAAATGGGCGGATTCATGTGCATTGACATGGAATCTCTCAAGTACAAGGAAGCCACGGTCGAATTGTTCAAGCGCCTGCGTCTCAAATATCCTGACTACCCGCACCTTGGTATTGTTTTTCAGGCCTATTTACGGAGTGTGGATGATGATGTCCGGCATTTGCTCGAATGGGCCCGTGCGCAGAGTCTTCCGATTTCCATACGTCTGGTCAAGGGAGCCTACTGGGATTACGAGACGGTTATTGCCAAGCAGAATGACTGGCCTGTTCCGGTCTGGACGCATAAACCTGAATCCGACATGGCCTTTGAACGTGTCTCCAAGATGATTTTGGAGAACAGTGACATTTGCCATTTTGCCTGTGCCTCTCATAATATTCGTACTATTTCCGCTGTCATGGAGACTGCCTCGGCATTGAATGTACCTGAGGAACGGTATGAGTTTCAGGTACTTTACGGCATGGCCGAGCCGGTGCGCAAAGGTCTCAGGAATGTTGCCAAGCGTGTTCGGCTGTATTGTCCGTATGGCGACCTGCTGCCGGGTATGGCCTACCTTGTTCGGCGCCTGCTTGAGAATACGGCAAATGAATCGTTTTTGAAGCAGACTTTTGCCGATGAAGCGGACATGGATCACCTTTTGGAGAATCCGGAAGCGACCTTGAAACGTCAGCTCGACGGCCGGTGTGCTCCGAAAGAAGAACAAGCCGGGCTGTCCCGTTTTATCAATTTTCCGGTCGTTGATTTCACCATTGAGGCGGAACGTCATGCGTTCCCGGATTCCATTGCCACGGTACGTTCGCGTATGGGCGGTGAAGTTCCGCTGTTTATCAATGGGAAGGATGTCGTGACGAGTGACAGACTGGAATCCTATAATCCGGCTGATCCGTCAGAGATTATCGGTTCGGTTTGTCAGGCAGGTGTTACCGAGGTGGACATCGCTATTGAAGCTGCGTCCAACGCCTATCTGTCTTGGCGAGATGTTACGCCGGAAGAACGTGCAGAAATTTTGCTCAAGGCCGCGCAATATCTGAAAGATACAATTCATGACCTATGCGCTCTTCAAGTGTTGGAAGTGGGAAAACAGTGGGATCAGGCACATGCCGACGTCGCTGAAGCCATTGATTTCCTTGAATACTATGCACGTGAAATGATTCGATTCGGTAAACCGCGTCGCATGGGACGGGCTCCCGGCGAAATGAGCCAGCTTTTTTATCAAGGCAAGGGCGTCGCCGCAGTTATCGCACCGTGGAATTTCCCGTTGGCTATTTCCGTAGGCATGGTGTCCGCAGCCATTGTTTCCGGGTGTTCCGTTGTCTATAAGCCCGCAGGGATTTCCTCCTGTGTTGGACACAATTTGGTTGAAATGTGGAAGGCCGCAGGTTTGCCGGATGGCGTCTTCAACTATTGCCCCGGTCGCGGGTCGGTTATGGGAGACCATCTTGTGGATCATCCAGATGTGTCCGTCATCGCCTTTACCGGCTCCATGGAAGTGGGGTTGCGGATTCAGGAGCGAGCCGCCAAGGTTCAGCCCGGACAGCAGCAGTGCAAACGGGTTATCGCTGAAATGGGTGGTAAGAACGGAACTATTATCGACGATGATGCCGATCTCGACGAAGCTGTGCTCGGTGTACTGTATGCCGCATTCGGTTTCCAAGGCCAGAAGTGCTCGGCATGCTCTCGGGTTATTGTACTTGATTCCATTTATGATCGTTTTATTGAGCGACTTACCGAGGCTGCCAAGTCAGTCAAGCTCGGTCCTTCCGAGAATCCGGCTAATTACATGGGACCGGTAGCGGACAAGGCTGCACAGGAAAATGTGCTGCGGTACATCAGGATCGCAGAAGAAGAAGGGAATGTGTTGGTCAAGCGTGATGTTTCCGATGATCTCAAGTCCACCGGTGGTTGTTATGTCCCGTTGACCATTGTGGACGGTATCACCAAGGATCATCGTATTGCGCAGGAAGAGGTCTTCGGGCCGGTTTTGTCCGTCATGCGTGCCAAGAATATGGACGAGGCTCTTGATATTGCCAATTCAACCAGATTTGCTTTGACCGGTGCCATTTACACCCGTAGTCCGGCTAACTTGGAACGTGCTTCCAAAGAGTTTCGTGTGGGGAATCTGTATCTGAACAAGCCCTCGGTTGGCGCGCTCGTCGAGCGACATGCCTTTGGCGGGTTCAAGATGTCAGGTGTTGGTTCCAAGGCTGGCGGTCCCGATTATCTGCTTCAGTTTATGGATCCGCGTCTGGTCTGCGAAAACACTATGCGTCGAGGGTTCGCTCCCATCGAAGAGGATGATGAGTGGATTAGCTAA
- a CDS encoding GNAT family N-acetyltransferase, whose product MKNLTIRFAEPDDLTACHTVECNCFPASEAALTSSIEKRIREYPEGYLVAELNGQVVGQVNSGATDKEDITDEEFKQLIGHDPDGKNIVIFSLSVLPDFQRRGIADQLMVEFIKQSRKLDKKRVLLLCKDDLIPYYSRHGFTDSGVSESDHGGAEWHEMALAL is encoded by the coding sequence ATGAAGAATCTGACCATCCGTTTTGCCGAACCTGACGACCTGACAGCCTGTCACACCGTCGAGTGCAATTGTTTCCCGGCCTCTGAAGCCGCTCTGACCTCATCCATTGAAAAACGTATTCGCGAGTATCCGGAAGGTTACCTTGTAGCCGAACTCAATGGTCAAGTCGTAGGACAAGTCAACTCCGGAGCCACAGACAAAGAAGATATTACAGACGAAGAATTCAAACAGCTTATCGGTCACGACCCGGATGGAAAAAACATCGTCATCTTTTCCCTGTCCGTCCTTCCCGACTTTCAACGTCGTGGTATTGCTGATCAGCTTATGGTCGAATTTATCAAACAATCCCGCAAGCTCGACAAGAAGCGCGTTCTGCTGCTGTGCAAGGATGATCTCATTCCGTATTACTCCCGTCACGGCTTCACGGACAGCGGCGTGTCCGAGTCCGATCACGGTGGCGCAGAGTGGCACGAAATGGCATTGGCACTGTAA